The following proteins come from a genomic window of Sebastes fasciatus isolate fSebFas1 chromosome 6, fSebFas1.pri, whole genome shotgun sequence:
- the ikbkb gene encoding inhibitor of nuclear factor kappa-B kinase subunit beta, producing MNRVPLQQQQSCGPWELKERLGTGGFGNVNRWQNKDTEEQVAVKQCRQELSERNKERWCLEIQIMKRLDHVNVVAAREVPEGMQKMVATNDLPLLAMEYCQGGDLRRHLNLHENCCGMREGSVLILLCDISSALTYLHKKRIIHRDLKPENIVLQQGEKRLIHKIIDLGYAKELDQSSLCTSFVGTLQYLAPELIERQKYTVTVDYWSFGTLVFECITGFRPFLPTWQPVPWHNKLRLKQDNDIVVYEDLSGEVRYSKHLPQPNNLNSLLLERLERWLQVMLKWSPQERGKDPDALPIDCFSQLGVILQLKLVHVLNMISAKILTYSVSDEETVADLQLRIEKDTNIPAANQELLLEAGLALEPHGLATQCAVDYTEIDGRRTDLPLVFLFDRSSCSYEPQFAPRTLPENIRFVQTDPKHILAYSPLRRTCGQAWHTIRSLKEDWQRLQQGQKAAIMSLLRHNSSLSKQKNEMVSMHQRLMAKLEFFTTSLHIDMDKYQEQTATGIASEKLLGVWREMEQTAVSCGQAKVSELEEEMMQLQPDIVDVQRQPWRSGEALDTLEGKAMELFRKLREKPRDQRCPGDSQEVVRLVVQAVQFYERKLRDFYTHLSKTAVCRQRVMELLPKVEGVVQRMAESEQVLMSLQEKRQRELWNLLKVACSKVRSPVSGSPDGLRTPSSVPPLLTPRHSLQQFDESLVEESRTFESRLQSLLHDTIQESESSMDVLREWTWLQGSQSFSSDLS from the exons gacaCAGAGGAGCAGGTCGCTGTAAAGCAGTGCCGTCAGGAGCTGAgcgagagaaacaaagagagatgGTGTCTGGAGATCCAGATCATGAAGAG GTTGGATCATGTTAACGTCGTTGCAGCCAGAGAGGTTCCTGAGGGAATGCAGAAGATGGTGGCAACCAACGACCTGCCGCTGCTGGCGATGGAGTACTGTCAGGGAGGAGATCTGAGAAGG CATCTGAACCTCCACGAGAACTGCTGTGGGATGAGGGAGGGCTCCGTTTTGATTCTGTTATGTGATATTT CGTCGGCTCTGACGTACCTCCACAAGAAGAGGATCATCCACAGAGATCTGAAACCAGAGAACATTGTGCTGCAGcagggagagaagaga TTGATCCACAAGATAATAGATCTCGGCTATGCCAAAGAGCTGGACCAGAGCAGCCTCTGCACCTCATTTGTGGGAACACTTCAGTACTTG GCTCCAGAGCTCATTGAGAGACAGAAGTACACGGTCACTGTGGACTACTGGAGCTTCGGGACTTTGGTGTTTGAGTGCATCACCGGATTTCGCCCTTTCTTACCAACCTGGCAACCCGTTCCTTG GCACAACAAactgaggctgaagcaggacaaCGATATTGTCGTCTACGAGGACCTCTCGGGGGAAGTCCGCTACTCTAAACATCTGCCTCAGCCCAACAACCTCAACAG TCTGCTGTTAGAGAGACTGGAGCGGTGGCTGCAGGTGATGTTGAAGTGGTCTCCTCAGGAGAGAGGCAAAGACCCCGACGCTTTGCCCATAGACTGCTTCTCCCAGCTGGGGGTCATCCTGCAGCTCAAG CTGGTTCATGTCCTGAACATGATTTCTGCAAAAATCCTGACGTACTCCGTCTCAGACGAAGAGACCGTGGCTGACCTGCAGCTGAGGATAGAGAAAGACACCAACatccctgcagccaatcaggagctgctgctggaggcggGGCTGGCCTTGGAGCCTCACGGACTGGCCACGCAGTGCGCCGTCGATTACACA GAGATAGACGGGCGGCGGACAGACTTGCCTCTGGTCTTCCTGTTTGATCGTTCCTCTTGCAGTTATGAGCCTCAGTTCGCTCCTCGCACCCTTCCAGAAAACATCCGCTTCGTCC AAACGGACCCCAAACACATTCTGGCTTACAGCCCTCTGAGGAGGACCTGCGGCCAGGCGTGGCACACCATCCGCTCCCTGAAGGAAGACTGGCAACGACTGCAGCAGGGACAGAAAGCTGCCat TATGAGCCTGCTGAGACACAACTCTTCACTGTCCAAACAGAAGAATGAGATGGTGTCCATGCACCAGAGACTCATGGCCAAGCTGGAGTTCTTCACCACCAGCCTGCACATAGACATGGACAAATACCAGGAGCAGACCGCCACCGGGATCG CGTCAGAGAAACTGCTGGGCGTGTGGAGGGAGATGGAGCAGACGGCTGTCAGCTGTGGTCAG GCCAAGGTGagtgagctggaggaggagatgatgcaGCTGCAGCCAGACATCGTGGATGTGCAGAGACAGCCGTGGAGGAGTGGAGAGGCTCTGGACACACT TGAAGGAAAGGCCATGGAGCTGTTCCGCAAGCTCAGAGAGAAACCCAGAG ACCAGAGGTGCCCAGGGGACAGTCAGGAGGTGGTGCGCCTGGTGGTTCAGGCTGTGCAGTTCTACGAGAGGAAGCTCCGAGACTTCTACACCCACCTCAG TAAGACAGCGGTGTGCCGTCAGCGTGTGATGGAGCTGCTGCCGAAGGTGGAGGGCGTGGTCCAGAGGATGGCGGAGAGCGAACAAGTCCTTATGAGTCTGCAGGAGAAACGACAGAGGGAGCTGTGGAACCTGCTCAAAGTCGCCTGT AGTAAAGTTCGCAGCCCGGTGAGTGGGAGTCCTGATGGATTACGAACCCCCTCTTCAGTGCCGCCTCTTCTGACCCCCAGACACAGCCTACAGCAGTT TGACGAGTCTCTCGTGGAGGAGAGCAGGACATTCGAGAGTCGACTGCAGAGTTTGCTGCATGACACCATCCAGGAATCAGAGAGCAGTATGGAT GTGTTGAGGGAGTGGACGTGGCTGCAGGGCAGTCAGAGTTTCTCCAGTGACCTCTCCTAG